A stretch of Usitatibacter palustris DNA encodes these proteins:
- a CDS encoding tetratricopeptide repeat protein, producing the protein MRFSRSEWLWLPLVVAAVLAIYLPGLGNVPLFDDEYLTSGRLAAEYASLLELRARLLSYATYRWVQDFLGDGYWKQRLVNVGFHLATVIALWGMYREIIRHLASPAGDPGDASPPPPYANSPSLGLAVALFALNPVAVYAVAYLMQRSIIMATFFVVVSLWLFARGLATGRTFWFALALVSYVLGIFSKEHALFAPLAAIPVYILVARPSGKRLATLALTLLVLAGVAGLALWSRYGAIIGKPFDEYSHVYLAQLAKLNPDAPANAFGLSILNQAWLFFEYGLRWLVPWTGWMSINLRPPFPVNWGTFPQLLGIVGYLATLVGGFVLLIRYRDGRALVGGSLVIATLLFATEFLTVWVQDPFVLYRSYIWAIALPGLVIAFAHGASGRALLAIGSILGVLLIWQSLDRVYSLATPERAWSDAIAKLPDDPRSVGRWFPYLNRGADRFERDQLALAQRDFETSAALGDLGMGAMNLGSLLSSKGKHAQALAAFNLAERQGYNLYNLSFQRGLAFQALNRAPDAYREFTAARASNAPSPTRELIDLQLGRSAMHLGKTDEAISLFEGLVAKEPANREARYNLGMAYVAKGSAQRAVEVLDKLIAEDANGRAYYARALANYALKRKKEALEDIGNAMRIIGATPHLQEWQVKIQALS; encoded by the coding sequence ATGCGCTTTTCTCGAAGCGAATGGCTCTGGCTCCCCCTCGTCGTTGCGGCGGTGCTGGCCATCTACCTTCCCGGTCTCGGCAACGTCCCCCTCTTTGACGACGAGTACCTGACTTCCGGCCGCCTGGCCGCGGAGTACGCCTCGCTGCTCGAGCTGCGGGCGCGCCTGCTCTCCTACGCGACCTACCGCTGGGTCCAGGATTTCCTCGGCGACGGGTACTGGAAGCAGCGGTTGGTGAACGTCGGCTTCCACCTCGCGACCGTCATCGCGCTGTGGGGGATGTATCGCGAGATCATCCGGCACCTCGCATCGCCCGCCGGAGACCCCGGCGACGCATCGCCGCCGCCTCCGTACGCCAACTCGCCCTCGCTGGGGCTTGCGGTGGCCCTGTTCGCGCTCAACCCCGTGGCGGTCTATGCGGTGGCCTACCTGATGCAGCGCTCGATCATCATGGCCACGTTCTTCGTGGTCGTCTCGCTGTGGCTGTTCGCGCGCGGCCTCGCAACGGGGAGGACATTCTGGTTCGCGCTGGCGCTGGTGAGCTACGTGCTGGGGATTTTCTCGAAGGAACACGCGCTCTTCGCGCCGCTCGCGGCGATCCCGGTCTACATCCTCGTCGCGCGTCCGAGCGGAAAGCGCCTCGCCACGCTCGCGCTCACGCTGCTCGTGCTCGCCGGCGTCGCGGGCCTCGCGCTGTGGTCGCGCTACGGCGCGATCATCGGCAAGCCCTTCGACGAGTACTCGCACGTCTATCTCGCGCAACTCGCCAAGCTCAATCCCGATGCGCCGGCCAACGCGTTCGGCCTGAGCATCCTCAACCAGGCGTGGCTCTTCTTCGAGTACGGCTTGCGCTGGCTCGTGCCCTGGACCGGCTGGATGTCGATCAACCTGCGGCCGCCCTTCCCGGTGAACTGGGGGACGTTTCCGCAATTGCTGGGCATCGTCGGTTACCTCGCCACGCTCGTCGGCGGCTTCGTGCTGCTCATCCGCTATCGCGACGGGCGCGCGCTGGTCGGCGGCTCGCTCGTGATCGCCACGCTGCTCTTCGCCACCGAGTTCCTCACGGTGTGGGTGCAGGATCCCTTCGTGCTCTATCGCAGCTACATCTGGGCGATCGCGCTGCCCGGCCTGGTGATCGCGTTCGCGCACGGAGCGTCGGGGCGCGCGCTGCTCGCGATCGGCTCGATCCTGGGCGTGCTGCTGATCTGGCAGTCGCTCGATCGCGTGTATTCGCTGGCCACGCCCGAGCGCGCCTGGAGCGACGCGATCGCGAAGCTCCCCGACGACCCGCGTTCAGTGGGCCGTTGGTTTCCCTACCTCAATCGCGGCGCCGATCGCTTCGAGCGCGACCAGCTCGCGCTCGCGCAGCGCGACTTCGAAACGTCCGCCGCACTCGGTGACCTCGGCATGGGCGCGATGAACCTGGGTTCCCTGCTTTCGTCGAAGGGCAAGCATGCGCAGGCCCTTGCGGCCTTCAACCTCGCCGAGCGCCAGGGCTACAACTTGTACAACCTGTCCTTCCAGCGGGGTCTCGCCTTCCAGGCGCTCAACCGGGCCCCGGACGCGTATCGCGAATTCACGGCTGCGCGCGCGAGCAATGCGCCCTCGCCCACGCGCGAACTGATCGACCTGCAGCTGGGCCGCAGCGCGATGCACTTGGGAAAGACCGATGAGGCGATCTCGCTCTTCGAGGGCCTCGTCGCCAAGGAACCCGCCAACCGCGAGGCACGCTACAACCTGGGCATGGCCTATGTCGCCAAGGGCTCGGCGCAGCGCGCGGTCGAAGTGCTCGACAAGCTGATCGCCGAGGACGCGAACGGCCGCGCCTACTACGCGCGTGCACTCGCGAACTACGCGCTCAAGCGCAAGAAGGAAGCGCTCGAGGACATCGGCAACGCGATGCGCATCATCGGCGCCACGCCCCACCTGCAAGAGTGGCAGGTGAAGATCCAGGCGCTTTCGTAG